One window from the genome of Rhodopirellula halodulae encodes:
- a CDS encoding alpha-amylase family glycosyl hydrolase, whose translation MTTATNVNLPKPPQPLEPATADTMNAIHSNTLLHAVRNGVKDSRARQALDRLLPRLESFWEIENVSQKEADEIQLRIVQHWDDLFGYLVHLYGDQWDFFYHLEQILQTIIRGWRLRPDTLKHDDDIRMNNPNWYLSEKLVGGALYVDLFSENLGELRKQIPYFQDLGLTYLHLMPLFAVRPGNNDGGYAISNYRSVDPRVGTIDDLRLLAEDLREAGILLVLDFVFNHTADDHYWAQQAQSGNEEYQNYYFIFPDREVPDQYERTLREIFPTVRRGNFTWHDGMQRWVWTTFNSFQWDLNYRNPEVFRAMLAEMLFIANTGVDLLRLDAVAFIWKQMGTNCENLPEAHTLIRAFNSCARIAAPGLVFKSEAIVHPDDVVRYISHKECQTSYNPTLMALMWESLATRDTKLLRRSLARRHKLPEQTTWVNYLRCHDDIGWTFDDADADAVGINAFGHRQFLNAFYTGQFEGSFARGVPFQHNPDNGDMRISGTLASLAGLEQAIEADRDDWKELAIRRILLLNAMMLSIGGIPLVYLGEEWGALNDYDFVKDPAKAGDTRWVHRPKMQWSFLDELGDDGSIRARIYRSIRKLIAIRKMTPAFGGLDMELLVLESQNLLGYVRQHEGNRVIVVANFSEHPQQIDSNRLRTAGMGRFFEDLYSGQTITTSHPLTLQAYEFMWLHRV comes from the coding sequence ATGACGACAGCAACCAACGTCAATCTTCCGAAACCGCCGCAGCCACTTGAACCTGCCACCGCTGACACGATGAACGCGATTCATAGCAACACGCTTCTTCACGCGGTGCGAAACGGTGTGAAAGACTCCCGCGCGCGACAGGCTCTCGACCGCCTGCTTCCGCGACTGGAGTCGTTTTGGGAAATCGAAAACGTTTCACAAAAAGAAGCCGACGAGATCCAGCTGCGCATCGTGCAGCACTGGGACGATCTGTTCGGCTATCTGGTACACCTCTACGGTGACCAGTGGGACTTTTTCTATCACCTGGAACAAATTCTTCAGACCATCATTCGTGGATGGCGTTTGCGGCCTGACACGCTGAAGCACGACGACGACATTCGGATGAACAATCCGAATTGGTATCTGTCGGAAAAGCTGGTTGGCGGTGCACTGTACGTGGACTTGTTCAGCGAAAACCTGGGCGAACTGCGCAAACAGATTCCGTACTTTCAGGACCTCGGGCTGACCTATCTGCACTTGATGCCATTGTTCGCCGTTCGTCCCGGCAACAACGACGGCGGTTACGCGATCAGCAACTACCGCAGCGTGGATCCTCGCGTGGGAACCATCGATGACCTGCGACTGCTGGCGGAAGATCTTCGCGAAGCGGGCATCTTGCTCGTTTTGGACTTCGTCTTCAATCACACCGCCGACGATCACTACTGGGCACAACAGGCACAGTCGGGCAATGAAGAATACCAAAACTATTACTTCATCTTTCCCGATCGCGAAGTTCCCGATCAATACGAACGCACGCTTCGAGAGATCTTCCCCACCGTTCGCCGCGGGAATTTCACTTGGCACGACGGGATGCAGCGTTGGGTGTGGACCACGTTCAACAGCTTTCAGTGGGATTTGAATTATCGAAACCCGGAAGTCTTCCGGGCGATGTTGGCCGAGATGCTGTTCATCGCCAACACCGGAGTCGACCTGCTGCGATTGGATGCGGTGGCGTTCATCTGGAAACAGATGGGCACCAACTGCGAGAATCTTCCGGAAGCTCACACGTTGATTCGAGCCTTCAATTCTTGCGCCCGCATCGCGGCACCAGGGTTGGTGTTTAAGAGCGAAGCCATCGTTCACCCGGATGACGTGGTTCGTTACATTAGTCACAAGGAATGCCAGACCTCGTACAACCCAACATTGATGGCGTTGATGTGGGAATCCTTGGCCACACGCGACACCAAGTTGCTGCGTCGCTCGTTGGCTCGACGGCACAAACTGCCGGAACAAACGACTTGGGTGAATTACCTGCGTTGCCACGACGACATCGGTTGGACGTTCGATGATGCGGACGCGGACGCGGTTGGCATCAATGCGTTTGGACACCGCCAGTTCTTGAACGCGTTCTACACCGGCCAGTTCGAAGGATCCTTCGCCAGGGGCGTTCCGTTTCAACACAATCCTGACAATGGCGACATGCGGATCAGCGGCACGCTGGCCTCACTGGCGGGACTCGAACAAGCCATCGAAGCGGACCGCGACGATTGGAAAGAATTGGCGATTCGCCGCATCCTGTTACTCAATGCCATGATGCTCAGCATCGGCGGCATTCCGCTCGTTTACTTGGGTGAAGAATGGGGTGCTCTCAACGATTACGACTTCGTCAAAGACCCCGCCAAAGCCGGTGACACACGCTGGGTCCACCGACCGAAGATGCAGTGGAGCTTCTTGGACGAGCTTGGCGACGACGGTTCCATCCGAGCCCGCATCTACCGCTCGATTCGCAAGTTAATAGCGATTCGAAAGATGACGCCGGCGTTTGGTGGACTGGACATGGAACTGCTGGTGCTCGAATCCCAGAACCTGCTGGGCTACGTGCGACAACACGAGGGCAACCGAGTCATCGTCGTGGCGAACTTCTCCGAACATCCACAACAAATCGACAGCAATCGATTGCGGACTGCGGGCATGGGTCGCTTCTTCGAAGATCTCTACTCGGGCCAAACCATCACAACGTCGCACCCGCTGACACTTCAAGCCTACGAATTCATGTGGCTGCATCGTGTGTAG
- a CDS encoding HAD family hydrolase, with protein MSMPPSGTLRVTLLSLHGLIRARDPELGRDADTGGQIKYVLELAEELSRREDIESVELVTRQIFDDRVGPDYAQVEEIINPKAKIIRVPFGPKRYLRKEGLWPYLETFIDQMLGHYRRVGLPDLIHGHYADAGYAGGQLARLLHVPYVFTGHSLGRVKRQRLLAANQNSKAPKSTHDLDKKFKFTAREEAEEFALETASMVITSTGQEVEEQYSIYDHYQPDRMEVIPPGVDLSQFYPSDDSEPLPRIHDQLTPFLKDAEKPMVLAMARPDERKNIEMLVRVFGENPKLRELANLVLVLGSRDDLREMPASQRRVLTNVLHLIDVYDLYGHVAYPKSHRPSDVPELYRLVARRKGIFVNPALTEPFGLTLLEAAASGVPIVATNDGGPRDIIANCQNGLLIDPLSPEDIDHALMRGLTEPEQWKEWSENGIEGSRTHYSWANHVDRYLRDVTEIIEQSATPALAQSSGRTTRRLPEFDRIIMTDLDNTLTGDDEALADFVDLLNTAGRDVGFGVDTGRSLDEAMALINKLNLPRPDVLSAAVGTELYYGEDLTPDLSWRKQIKHHWQPKLVHEILDDVPGLFLQTEKDQTEFKISYRIDPEDSPTVAQIRKMLRSAGLRVKVVLSLGSFLDIIPLRGGSELSLRHLAYRWGFEPERLLVAGDCGNDEGMLKGGTLGVVVGNYSPELEKLKRLPRIYFADGHHARGIMEGIEYYDFLNHIRIPNDKIEHEPGKHRTSESAGQDNHSQDEQPANDLNDDSNQRQSSETAAAT; from the coding sequence ATGAGTATGCCCCCCAGCGGGACACTTCGCGTCACATTGCTGAGTTTGCATGGATTGATCCGTGCACGAGACCCTGAGCTTGGACGCGACGCAGACACAGGAGGACAAATCAAATACGTTCTCGAGCTTGCAGAAGAACTTTCCAGACGAGAAGACATTGAATCGGTCGAGCTGGTGACTCGGCAAATCTTCGATGACCGCGTTGGGCCGGACTACGCCCAAGTCGAAGAAATCATCAATCCCAAAGCAAAAATCATTCGCGTTCCGTTTGGTCCCAAACGGTATCTCCGCAAAGAAGGACTCTGGCCCTACCTGGAAACCTTCATTGACCAAATGCTTGGTCACTATCGCCGAGTCGGTTTGCCAGATTTGATTCACGGCCACTACGCCGATGCGGGTTACGCCGGCGGACAATTGGCTCGCCTTCTTCACGTGCCGTACGTCTTCACCGGACACTCATTGGGCCGAGTCAAACGACAACGCTTGCTGGCCGCTAATCAGAATTCCAAAGCCCCGAAGTCGACGCACGACCTCGACAAAAAATTCAAATTCACCGCCCGAGAAGAAGCCGAAGAGTTCGCCTTGGAAACGGCTTCCATGGTGATTACCAGCACGGGGCAGGAGGTCGAGGAACAATACTCGATCTACGATCACTATCAACCGGATCGAATGGAGGTCATTCCGCCGGGAGTCGACCTGTCGCAGTTCTATCCCAGCGATGATTCCGAACCGCTGCCGAGAATCCATGACCAACTGACGCCGTTCCTGAAGGATGCCGAGAAGCCCATGGTGTTGGCCATGGCCCGTCCGGATGAGCGCAAGAACATCGAGATGCTGGTTCGTGTATTCGGTGAGAACCCAAAACTTCGTGAACTGGCCAACTTGGTATTGGTGTTGGGATCCCGTGATGATCTTCGCGAAATGCCGGCGTCACAGCGTCGCGTTTTGACAAACGTCTTGCATCTGATCGACGTTTACGACCTTTACGGACATGTCGCGTACCCGAAGTCACACCGCCCGAGCGATGTGCCAGAGCTGTATCGACTGGTGGCTCGTCGCAAGGGAATCTTCGTCAATCCCGCGCTCACCGAGCCGTTTGGTTTGACGCTGTTGGAAGCCGCGGCGAGCGGCGTTCCGATTGTGGCCACCAACGACGGCGGTCCGCGAGACATCATTGCGAACTGTCAAAACGGATTGCTGATCGATCCTCTTTCGCCGGAGGACATCGATCACGCATTGATGCGTGGTTTGACCGAACCTGAACAATGGAAAGAGTGGTCCGAAAACGGAATCGAAGGTTCACGAACTCACTACAGTTGGGCCAACCACGTCGATCGCTATCTGCGCGACGTCACCGAAATCATCGAACAATCCGCCACGCCCGCGTTGGCCCAATCATCCGGACGGACAACCCGGCGTTTGCCTGAGTTCGATCGGATCATCATGACCGATCTGGACAACACGTTGACGGGCGATGACGAAGCCCTCGCGGACTTTGTTGACCTGCTCAACACGGCCGGCCGCGATGTTGGATTCGGAGTCGACACGGGACGTTCGCTGGACGAGGCCATGGCATTGATCAACAAGCTCAACCTGCCTCGGCCGGATGTCCTCTCCGCCGCGGTGGGAACCGAGTTGTATTACGGCGAAGATTTGACGCCCGACCTGTCATGGCGAAAACAGATCAAACACCATTGGCAGCCCAAGTTGGTGCATGAGATCCTGGATGATGTTCCGGGGCTTTTCCTGCAAACGGAAAAGGATCAAACCGAATTCAAGATCAGCTACCGGATCGATCCCGAAGACTCACCCACCGTGGCTCAAATCCGAAAGATGCTCCGGTCCGCCGGACTGCGTGTCAAAGTCGTGTTGTCACTGGGGTCCTTTTTGGACATCATCCCGCTGCGTGGCGGGAGTGAACTGTCGCTGCGACACCTTGCTTATCGGTGGGGATTTGAGCCCGAGCGTTTGTTGGTCGCTGGTGACTGCGGCAACGACGAAGGCATGCTGAAAGGCGGCACGCTGGGCGTTGTGGTGGGCAATTACAGTCCCGAACTGGAAAAGCTCAAGCGACTGCCTCGCATTTATTTTGCCGACGGCCACCACGCTCGCGGGATTATGGAAGGGATCGAATACTACGATTTCCTGAATCACATCCGGATTCCGAACGATAAGATCGAACACGAGCCCGGAAAGCATCGCACCAGCGAGTCGGCGGGACAGGACAACCACTCACAGGACGAACAGCCCGCAAACGATTTGAATGACGACAGCAACCAACGTCAATCTTCCGAAACCGCCGCAGCCACTTGA
- a CDS encoding carbohydrate kinase family protein: protein MTDSSIARSEDHPAGVAIIVGEVLWDCFPDRQVLGGAPLNVAWNLAGFGLNPLFVSAVGDDELGHKILKRMREWGLSTDGVAVLPDAATGTVQVTLVDGEPQYEIVRGVAYDRIPVPNAEVLATVQDRVAKASKQGLPSLLYHGTLAYRSEPNRETIHQLRRHFQTSGNDSLDVFFDINVRKPHYDTAWLDDLMPGAGLVKLNEDEMGDLASQKLLNADARRSAARELLSQYSNLECLLVTLGAEGAECYLNKQQYGLPNDGQPPITVVAPEPETMIDPVGAGDAFASVVIAGHLRRLPIEPTLRLATRFASQVCGLPGATSDDTDFYRIDFSGDPRCVPDD from the coding sequence ATGACCGATTCGTCGATTGCCCGCAGTGAAGATCATCCAGCAGGCGTTGCGATCATCGTGGGAGAAGTCTTGTGGGATTGTTTTCCCGATCGTCAAGTGTTGGGCGGAGCACCACTGAATGTGGCTTGGAACTTGGCGGGTTTCGGCTTGAATCCGCTCTTTGTCAGCGCCGTTGGCGATGATGAACTCGGACACAAGATCCTGAAACGAATGCGAGAGTGGGGCCTGTCCACGGACGGAGTCGCTGTGCTGCCGGATGCTGCCACCGGCACCGTGCAAGTCACCTTGGTCGATGGCGAACCACAATACGAGATCGTTCGCGGTGTGGCCTACGACCGGATCCCCGTTCCCAACGCGGAAGTGCTGGCAACCGTGCAAGACCGCGTTGCGAAAGCCTCTAAACAAGGTCTGCCATCGCTGCTTTACCACGGCACGCTGGCGTATCGAAGCGAGCCCAATCGAGAAACGATTCATCAACTGCGGCGTCATTTCCAAACCAGCGGCAACGATTCATTGGATGTCTTTTTCGACATCAATGTTCGTAAGCCGCACTATGACACGGCGTGGCTGGACGACCTGATGCCGGGAGCGGGCCTGGTCAAGTTGAACGAAGACGAAATGGGCGATCTAGCTAGTCAAAAATTGCTCAATGCGGACGCTCGTCGATCGGCGGCACGCGAGTTGCTTTCCCAGTACAGCAATCTCGAATGCTTGCTGGTAACACTGGGTGCGGAAGGCGCGGAGTGTTATTTGAACAAACAACAGTATGGTCTTCCTAACGACGGTCAGCCACCGATCACGGTGGTCGCTCCGGAACCAGAAACCATGATCGATCCCGTCGGTGCGGGAGACGCTTTTGCATCCGTTGTGATTGCCGGGCATTTGAGACGGCTTCCGATCGAACCAACGCTTCGGCTCGCGACACGATTCGCGTCCCAAGTTTGTGGTTTGCCGGGGGCCACCAGTGACGACACAGATTTTTACAGGATTGATTTCAGCGGGGATCCGAGGTGCGTTCCGGATGATTGA
- a CDS encoding HAD-IIB family hydrolase gives MKTTIASDHSTSRSATLRSLPPKVLATDLDGTFLPLDGDEVAVEAMSQIRKHLEANDVPLVFVTGRHFDSVRDAMGEFDLPTPQWILCDVGVSIYRLTDEGDFVRESAYEAILDEVLGDVDVETHRHAIAELDDFTLQESFKQGRHKWSYYVPAEKLEACHDAVAAYLKLHELPCSIVSSIDPFNNDGLVDVLPQGASKAFALHWWCEQHQLEPEQIVFCGDSGNDTAALIAGYRAVVVGNADRKIARNVWDAHVAHGWPDRLKLATATSTGGVLEGARWFGLFDELSEVGGAADELAPTSKPGEIAWGAKLVRSNEAEFTLWAPKQQRVALEVLPGRLFRMTRDDRGFHHCHVSEVSDGTRYQYRFVRDEFADVFDAGTEALNLDMLLHALPDPASRYQPDGVHGPSAIVDTQFPFQARPESVAKSLDELIIYELHLGTFTEEGTYLAAVERLDELVDLGVTAIELMPVAACAGRWNWGYDGTHWYAPMTSFGTPEEFRRLVDAAHQRGMLMMVDVVYNHFGPEGNYWSQFGAYSSRKHSTVWGAAPNFDGKKHGDVVRRFVIDNAIMWLDEYNLDGLRVDAIHCMKDDSEKHITTQMGEELRQWESANGQRVWLIAETNVYDKIMVQPLSDGGSGFDAQWSDDFVHSMFATVRPGEQLTQRIYSAGVDLEQSLRRGFVFAGDVRGDRGREPQPVVDDAGNLVRVNTESSIICIQNHDFIGNHPTGKRLHQLTSLETQAAAVTLAMLQPSIPMLFMGEEFASENPFRFFVDFGDPRLQKAVVRGRKREYPQHDWSDGVLPTDEQAMRSSVIGAVEDGNETMRDWYKTLIAIRKGYTHDGLLDSKHLSVDVNTESGLYVLQYEMDGRALLVMVRLSSAEDSASNEEVPVADYQTLLRTGDAKAEGSGTWRLLADSMEAFGERLTEGLLPNHARIGVIEAT, from the coding sequence ATGAAAACCACCATCGCATCCGACCACTCGACGTCTCGTTCCGCCACGCTTCGTTCCTTACCGCCCAAAGTCTTGGCAACGGATTTGGATGGAACGTTCTTGCCGTTGGACGGGGATGAAGTTGCCGTTGAGGCGATGTCGCAAATTCGCAAGCACTTGGAGGCAAACGATGTGCCATTGGTGTTTGTGACCGGTCGGCACTTCGATTCCGTACGAGACGCGATGGGCGAATTTGATTTGCCCACACCGCAGTGGATTCTGTGCGACGTTGGTGTCAGCATCTATCGATTGACCGACGAAGGCGACTTTGTTCGCGAAAGTGCCTACGAAGCGATCTTGGATGAGGTGCTCGGTGACGTGGACGTGGAAACACACCGTCACGCGATTGCGGAATTGGACGACTTCACGTTGCAAGAATCATTCAAGCAAGGTCGCCACAAGTGGAGTTACTACGTCCCCGCCGAAAAGTTGGAAGCTTGCCACGATGCCGTGGCGGCTTATCTCAAACTGCACGAGTTGCCATGCAGCATCGTCAGCAGCATCGATCCATTTAACAACGATGGATTGGTCGACGTTTTACCCCAAGGAGCCTCCAAAGCGTTCGCACTGCATTGGTGGTGTGAACAACATCAATTGGAACCGGAGCAGATCGTTTTCTGCGGCGATTCCGGCAATGACACCGCGGCACTCATTGCGGGGTATCGCGCCGTCGTGGTCGGCAATGCCGATCGCAAAATTGCACGCAACGTTTGGGACGCTCATGTGGCCCACGGTTGGCCCGATCGATTGAAGTTGGCAACCGCGACCAGCACAGGTGGTGTCTTGGAAGGAGCACGTTGGTTCGGATTGTTCGATGAACTGTCAGAGGTCGGCGGGGCAGCAGATGAGCTCGCGCCGACAAGCAAACCAGGTGAGATTGCTTGGGGAGCAAAGCTGGTTCGATCCAATGAAGCCGAGTTCACGTTATGGGCTCCCAAGCAACAACGCGTTGCGCTGGAAGTCTTGCCTGGACGATTGTTCCGAATGACGCGTGATGACCGAGGCTTTCATCACTGTCATGTTTCCGAAGTCAGCGATGGCACTCGTTACCAGTACCGTTTTGTTCGTGACGAATTCGCGGACGTGTTTGATGCCGGGACGGAAGCCTTGAACCTGGACATGTTGCTACATGCATTGCCAGATCCCGCGTCCCGGTATCAGCCGGATGGTGTCCACGGACCATCCGCCATCGTTGACACGCAGTTCCCGTTTCAGGCCCGGCCGGAGTCCGTCGCGAAAAGCCTGGATGAGTTGATTATTTATGAACTGCACTTGGGGACGTTTACCGAAGAAGGCACCTACCTCGCGGCGGTTGAGCGGTTGGATGAGCTGGTGGATCTCGGTGTCACCGCCATTGAATTGATGCCGGTGGCGGCTTGTGCGGGGCGATGGAACTGGGGTTACGACGGGACGCATTGGTATGCCCCGATGACATCGTTCGGTACCCCGGAAGAGTTCCGGCGTCTGGTCGACGCGGCTCACCAACGCGGGATGCTGATGATGGTGGACGTGGTCTACAACCACTTTGGGCCCGAAGGAAACTATTGGTCGCAATTCGGGGCCTACTCGTCACGAAAACATTCGACGGTTTGGGGGGCCGCCCCCAACTTCGATGGTAAGAAACACGGAGATGTCGTTCGCCGATTTGTCATCGACAATGCGATCATGTGGTTGGATGAATACAACCTGGATGGTTTGCGGGTCGATGCGATCCACTGCATGAAAGACGACTCGGAGAAACACATCACGACGCAAATGGGGGAAGAGCTGCGTCAATGGGAATCAGCGAATGGCCAACGGGTTTGGTTGATTGCCGAAACGAATGTCTACGACAAAATCATGGTGCAGCCTTTGTCCGATGGCGGCAGCGGCTTCGACGCGCAGTGGAGTGACGACTTTGTCCACAGCATGTTCGCGACGGTGCGACCCGGCGAACAGCTCACGCAGCGAATCTATTCCGCCGGTGTGGATCTGGAGCAATCCCTTCGTCGCGGTTTTGTCTTCGCCGGTGATGTTCGCGGCGATCGTGGGCGTGAACCGCAGCCGGTGGTGGATGACGCGGGAAACCTTGTGCGTGTGAACACAGAGTCATCGATCATCTGCATTCAAAATCACGATTTCATCGGCAATCATCCGACGGGAAAGCGACTGCACCAGTTGACTTCATTGGAAACGCAAGCCGCCGCGGTGACGTTGGCAATGTTGCAACCGTCGATACCGATGCTGTTCATGGGCGAAGAATTCGCTTCGGAAAATCCTTTCCGGTTCTTCGTGGATTTCGGTGACCCACGCCTCCAAAAAGCTGTGGTCCGTGGTCGCAAACGAGAGTACCCGCAGCACGATTGGAGTGACGGTGTTTTGCCAACCGACGAGCAAGCGATGCGTTCGTCCGTCATCGGTGCTGTCGAGGACGGGAACGAAACGATGCGGGATTGGTACAAAACCCTGATTGCGATCCGCAAAGGCTACACCCACGACGGATTGTTGGACTCAAAGCATCTTTCCGTGGATGTGAATACAGAGTCGGGCCTCTATGTGCTTCAGTACGAAATGGACGGTCGTGCCTTGTTGGTGATGGTCCGACTGTCCTCGGCGGAAGATTCCGCGTCCAACGAAGAGGTGCCCGTCGCGGATTACCAAACGCTGTTGCGGACCGGTGATGCGAAAGCCGAAGGATCGGGGACTTGGCGATTGTTGGCCGATTCGATGGAGGCCTTTGGCGAGCGTCTGACGGAAGGCTTGCTTCCCAATCATGCCCGCATCGGTGTGATTGAAGCGACTTGA